One stretch of Fretibacterium sp. OH1220_COT-178 DNA includes these proteins:
- the holA gene encoding DNA polymerase III subunit delta, with the protein MPRLVAIEGHESQRRQLEERLSALSREGYALSGKLEAGTAFRDWKELFAIAGSRGLFDARSVTVAEGAEALGPFPDELSPLLEDDGSEAVVIATFAGDTKKIFSKETLALKKILFLRAEASVPPWKRKDWLLGLARERGCRLNPAAAALLGESLESLEELRSELDKLSFYASGREIGVEDVRALSFDEGAKALLQFLDGLCLARHEEVVRSLRHLQSDPSPLRLLASLGNRLRPALYLACFPKDGPAALRAAGGPREHAVKMSRRALENFGAEAIKHFMLGAARLSFREKTSSAEGWPGFELLLWELLRHGPGTGSRTSSMR; encoded by the coding sequence ATGCCCCGCCTCGTCGCGATCGAAGGCCACGAGAGCCAGCGCCGTCAGCTCGAGGAGCGGCTTTCCGCGCTCTCGAGAGAGGGCTACGCCCTGTCGGGCAAACTCGAGGCGGGCACTGCGTTTCGGGACTGGAAGGAGTTGTTCGCCATCGCGGGCAGCCGAGGCCTCTTCGACGCCCGAAGCGTGACGGTGGCCGAGGGGGCGGAGGCGTTGGGCCCCTTCCCGGACGAGCTGTCCCCGCTTCTGGAGGACGATGGGTCGGAGGCCGTCGTCATCGCGACCTTTGCCGGGGATACCAAAAAGATCTTCTCCAAGGAGACGCTGGCGCTCAAAAAAATTCTGTTCCTCCGGGCGGAGGCGTCCGTCCCGCCCTGGAAGCGGAAGGACTGGCTTCTGGGGCTGGCGCGGGAGCGCGGCTGCCGGCTGAACCCCGCGGCGGCGGCCCTGTTGGGCGAGTCCCTCGAGTCCTTGGAGGAGTTGCGCTCGGAGCTCGACAAGCTGTCCTTCTACGCCTCCGGCCGAGAGATAGGGGTCGAGGATGTCCGGGCGCTCTCCTTCGACGAGGGGGCCAAGGCCCTGCTCCAATTCCTGGACGGACTCTGCCTCGCGCGCCACGAGGAGGTCGTCCGGAGCCTCCGTCACCTTCAATCCGACCCCTCGCCGCTGAGGCTTCTGGCCTCGTTGGGTAACCGCCTGCGCCCCGCGCTCTACCTCGCCTGCTTCCCGAAGGACGGGCCCGCCGCCCTGAGGGCCGCCGGAGGGCCCCGGGAACACGCCGTCAAGATGTCCCGACGCGCCCTGGAGAATTTCGGCGCGGAGGCGATCAAACATTTCATGCTGGGTGCCGCACGCCTCTCCTTCAGGGAGAAGACCTCGTCCGCCGAGGGCTGGCCGGGCTTCGAGCTCCTTCTGTGGGAGCTCCTGCGCCATGGTCCCGGGACGGGATCCAGAACTTCCTCGATGCGATAA